In one Mucilaginibacter ginsenosidivorax genomic region, the following are encoded:
- a CDS encoding sugar phosphate isomerase/epimerase family protein, giving the protein MAGALNRRQVLKTIGLATGAAVLGGPVTAAIKVDKKPANGFVYSLNMSTIRGHNLGFVKELEIAAKAGFTSVEIWLDTLHTYLQGGGTITEAKKIIDGLGLKVEDAIGFAPWIANDDTIRAKALTDLQTDMDLLAKLGCPRIAAPPAGGTKEPISLDATTERYATILKMGKQSGVIPQLEMWGASVNLKHVSDVLYVVSSLGDADARVLLDLFHFFKGGSPVGSLNFVGKQALDIIHVNDYPAGITPAQISEPDRIYVGDGIAPVKQILQLAKHPDKPLVISFEVFNKSYYAQDALKVAKTALEKMKAVTVGM; this is encoded by the coding sequence ATGGCCGGGGCATTAAACAGGCGGCAGGTGTTAAAAACAATTGGTTTGGCAACTGGTGCCGCGGTATTGGGTGGGCCGGTTACGGCAGCTATCAAGGTGGATAAGAAGCCTGCTAACGGCTTTGTTTATTCGCTGAACATGAGCACCATCCGAGGCCATAACCTGGGCTTTGTAAAGGAGTTGGAGATAGCGGCTAAGGCCGGATTTACATCTGTAGAGATCTGGCTGGATACGCTGCATACTTACCTCCAGGGTGGTGGCACTATAACCGAAGCCAAAAAAATCATCGACGGGCTTGGCCTTAAAGTGGAGGATGCCATAGGTTTTGCACCCTGGATAGCAAATGATGACACCATCCGTGCCAAAGCCCTGACCGACCTGCAAACGGATATGGACCTGTTGGCCAAATTAGGCTGCCCCCGGATAGCAGCCCCACCAGCCGGAGGCACAAAAGAGCCGATAAGTCTTGATGCCACTACCGAACGGTACGCCACCATCCTGAAAATGGGCAAACAAAGTGGTGTTATCCCACAACTGGAAATGTGGGGCGCATCTGTTAACCTGAAGCATGTAAGCGATGTGCTATATGTGGTATCATCCTTAGGTGACGCAGATGCCAGGGTGCTGCTGGATCTATTCCACTTTTTTAAGGGTGGATCGCCGGTTGGGAGCCTGAATTTTGTTGGCAAACAGGCACTGGATATTATACACGTAAACGACTATCCGGCCGGAATTACACCTGCCCAAATCTCGGAACCTGACAGGATTTATGTAGGCGACGGCATAGCGCCCGTAAAACAGATATTACAATTAGCGAAACACCCCGATAAACCATTAGTGATATCCTTTGAAGTATTTAACAAAAGCTACTATGCGCAGGATGCGTTGAAGGTGGCTAAAACGGCGTTGGAGAAAATGAAAGCGGTTACGGTGGGGATGTAG
- a CDS encoding DinB family protein: MIKIGRPYIEDAPSWYPYFFDLAEGDDLIEALEINKQQTINLIRSIPASAENHSYAEGKWTVKQVFIHLNDDERYYAYKAFCCTRRVNAILELPQGEDYNKDFNAQNRTLTDIADEFIIIRDATISLYKHMTDAMLDFKFDNTPVYTARSVGWMVVGHNVHHHNLLKERYGV, from the coding sequence ATGATAAAAATTGGCCGCCCATACATTGAGGATGCACCCTCCTGGTACCCCTATTTTTTCGATTTAGCCGAAGGCGATGACCTCATTGAAGCATTGGAGATTAACAAACAACAAACCATTAACTTGATCAGGTCGATTCCGGCATCCGCAGAAAATCACAGTTATGCCGAAGGCAAATGGACGGTGAAACAGGTTTTTATTCATCTGAATGACGATGAAAGATATTACGCCTATAAGGCATTTTGTTGTACAAGACGGGTAAACGCCATACTGGAGTTACCGCAGGGCGAAGATTATAACAAAGATTTTAACGCGCAAAACCGGACGCTAACCGATATAGCCGACGAATTCATAATCATCAGGGACGCTACCATCAGCCTTTACAAACATATGACTGACGCTATGCTGGATTTTAAATTCGATAACACCCCGGTCTATACAGCAAGAAGCGTGGGATGGATGGTGGTTGGGCATAATGTACACCATCATAATCTTTTGAAGGAGAGGTATGGGGTGTGA
- a CDS encoding AAA domain-containing protein: MDYFKKLLDLLNKEKEEDRSAYLKLTENTSAADRRGQGLAWYPIAIRNTEPGRGDYINVEVERTTHQDISHQLRFGVPAALFSNHDPQKDRVEGTITYQGGNRLKITLYTDELPDWARDGKLGIDLLFDNNSYDEMFKAIKQASALGEKKEGRLVNILSGKIPPVFADVAQPLNISRLNISQLAAVNKIISAQDLAIVHGPPGTGKTTTLLQAICLLAKQSSKQILVVAPSNTAVDLLSEKLADEGLNVLRIGNPNRVSEKLVSLTLDSKMAGHADNKLIRALKKQASAYKDMAHKYRRSFGKSERDQRKALFNEAHKIMKDVANTEQHIIDDLVSKAQVITATLVGSNHYTIRELKFETVVIDEAGQALEPACWIPILKAQKVILAGDHLQLPPTIKSNDAARAGLSTTLLEKCVALHPEAVVLLNEQYRMNESIMGFSSREFYGNQLTAHATVATRLLFNGDTPVTFIDTAGAGFEEQVAGTSTYNPDEAVLLFKHLNRLVTEIDPTEKFPSVAIISPYKEQIRVLNEQLQANPELLPYIDNISVNTIDSFQGQERDMVYISLVRSNANGEIGFLSDIRRMNVAMTRARKKLVVIGDSATLTRLQFYADFVEYAEKLGGYQSAWEYAAD, translated from the coding sequence ATGGATTATTTTAAAAAGCTGCTCGATCTGCTGAACAAAGAAAAAGAAGAAGACCGCAGCGCCTACCTCAAACTTACCGAAAACACATCTGCTGCGGATCGTCGTGGGCAGGGCCTTGCCTGGTACCCTATCGCCATCAGGAATACCGAGCCCGGCCGGGGCGATTATATTAACGTAGAGGTGGAACGTACAACTCACCAGGATATATCGCACCAGTTAAGGTTTGGAGTACCTGCCGCCTTATTCAGCAATCACGATCCTCAAAAAGACCGCGTGGAGGGCACTATCACCTACCAGGGCGGTAACAGGCTCAAAATCACCCTCTATACCGATGAACTACCTGATTGGGCCCGCGACGGCAAGCTGGGCATCGACCTGCTGTTTGATAATAACAGCTACGATGAAATGTTCAAGGCCATTAAACAAGCATCGGCCTTAGGCGAAAAAAAGGAAGGCCGTTTGGTGAATATCCTCAGCGGTAAAATTCCCCCCGTTTTTGCCGATGTTGCCCAGCCTTTAAATATTTCCCGTTTAAATATTTCACAACTGGCCGCGGTAAATAAAATTATATCAGCGCAGGACCTGGCTATAGTTCATGGCCCGCCGGGTACCGGGAAAACCACCACACTGTTACAGGCTATTTGTTTGTTGGCCAAACAAAGCAGCAAACAAATTTTGGTAGTAGCGCCGAGTAACACCGCCGTTGACCTCCTGAGCGAAAAACTGGCCGATGAAGGTTTAAACGTTTTAAGAATAGGCAACCCCAACCGGGTATCCGAAAAACTGGTTTCGCTAACGCTGGATAGCAAAATGGCCGGCCATGCGGATAATAAACTCATCCGCGCCCTTAAAAAGCAGGCCAGTGCCTATAAGGATATGGCACATAAATACAGGCGCAGCTTCGGCAAATCGGAACGCGACCAGCGCAAGGCGCTGTTTAACGAGGCGCACAAGATCATGAAAGATGTGGCGAATACCGAGCAGCACATTATTGACGACCTTGTGAGCAAAGCACAGGTAATAACCGCCACCCTTGTTGGCTCCAACCACTATACCATCCGCGAGTTAAAATTTGAAACCGTGGTTATTGACGAAGCCGGCCAGGCACTTGAACCCGCCTGCTGGATCCCTATCCTGAAAGCGCAGAAAGTAATTTTGGCCGGCGATCATTTGCAGCTCCCCCCTACCATTAAATCAAACGATGCCGCCCGCGCGGGCTTAAGCACTACTCTGCTCGAAAAATGCGTTGCCCTGCATCCCGAAGCTGTTGTCTTGCTGAATGAGCAATACCGCATGAACGAGTCCATTATGGGCTTCTCGTCCCGTGAATTTTATGGTAATCAATTAACAGCCCATGCTACGGTAGCAACACGGTTATTGTTCAATGGCGATACACCGGTTACTTTTATCGATACTGCCGGAGCCGGTTTTGAAGAGCAGGTAGCGGGTACCAGTACCTATAACCCGGATGAAGCTGTTCTGCTATTTAAACATCTGAACCGGCTGGTAACCGAGATTGACCCGACCGAAAAATTCCCGTCGGTAGCCATTATATCCCCTTATAAAGAACAGATCAGGGTACTGAACGAACAATTGCAGGCCAACCCGGAGCTGTTGCCTTATATCGATAATATCTCTGTTAATACCATCGACAGTTTCCAGGGGCAGGAGCGCGATATGGTTTACATCAGCCTGGTGCGCAGCAATGCCAATGGCGAGATAGGTTTCCTTTCGGATATCCGCCGCATGAACGTAGCCATGACCCGCGCCCGTAAAAAACTGGTAGTTATAGGCGATAGCGCTACCCTAACCCGTTTACAATTTTACGCTGATTTTGTGGAATATGCCGAAAAACTGGGCGGTTACCAAAGCGCCTGGGAGTATGCGGCAGATTAG
- a CDS encoding TetR/AcrR family transcriptional regulator: MARNKDFDEDELLGKAVELFWDKGYHATSAQDLVDGLGISRSSIYNTYTDKKTLFSNALRYYQGKNTSAVLTLLGNTENPAEAIKQVLYGVIRESEEDKLAKGCFMVNTAIELSSHDKEIAELVSQNNQSVEDALTSVIVKGQHQGQFKTTMPARALARFIFSMISGLRVSARSGAGSSVLEDIVCVALSAL, encoded by the coding sequence ATGGCCAGGAATAAAGATTTTGACGAAGATGAACTGCTTGGCAAGGCTGTTGAGTTGTTTTGGGATAAGGGGTACCATGCAACATCTGCCCAGGATTTGGTAGATGGATTGGGAATAAGCCGTTCAAGTATTTACAATACCTATACTGATAAAAAAACACTTTTTTCAAATGCTTTGAGGTACTACCAGGGCAAAAATACCAGCGCGGTACTCACATTACTCGGGAATACCGAAAACCCGGCAGAGGCCATTAAACAGGTACTGTACGGCGTTATCCGCGAAAGCGAAGAAGATAAATTGGCCAAAGGCTGTTTTATGGTAAATACAGCCATTGAATTATCCAGCCACGATAAAGAGATTGCCGAACTGGTTTCCCAAAACAACCAAAGCGTGGAAGATGCGCTAACCAGTGTTATCGTGAAAGGCCAGCACCAGGGACAGTTTAAAACCACCATGCCCGCCAGGGCGCTGGCCAGGTTTATTTTTAGTATGATAAGCGGTTTAAGGGTATCGGCCCGGAGCGGAGCCGGCAGCAGTGTACTGGAAGATATTGTGTGCGTAGCTTTATCGGCTTTGTAA
- a CDS encoding glucose 1-dehydrogenase, translated as MSNLTNKVAVVTGGNSGIGYATAKELAAKGAQVVITGRNAAAVSKAAEELGVTGIVSDQAKLDQIDNFVAQVKAQFGKVDILFLNAGVALFSPMEVATEEHYDTMMNLNVKGVYFTVQKFLPILNDGGSIIFNASVNASLGAPDSSVYAASKAALLSFTKVFARELASRKIRVNSVSPGPVETPLYGKLGLTEEQVSGFGSVLSQRILLNRFGQSEEIANAVRFLASDDASFITGTELVVDGGLTVNAIMY; from the coding sequence ATGAGCAATTTAACAAACAAAGTAGCCGTAGTTACAGGTGGTAACAGCGGTATAGGATATGCCACTGCAAAAGAATTAGCCGCCAAAGGTGCACAGGTTGTTATTACCGGACGTAACGCTGCGGCAGTAAGCAAAGCAGCCGAAGAACTGGGCGTAACCGGTATAGTATCCGATCAGGCTAAGTTAGACCAGATAGATAACTTTGTTGCCCAGGTAAAAGCACAATTTGGCAAAGTAGATATACTATTCCTTAATGCAGGTGTAGCCTTGTTCAGCCCAATGGAAGTTGCAACCGAAGAGCATTATGATACCATGATGAACCTCAATGTAAAAGGCGTGTATTTCACCGTTCAAAAGTTTCTCCCTATTTTAAATGATGGCGGTTCTATCATATTCAATGCATCAGTTAACGCATCATTGGGCGCTCCCGATAGTAGCGTATACGCCGCAAGTAAAGCAGCCCTGTTATCATTCACTAAAGTATTTGCCCGCGAATTAGCCTCCCGTAAAATCCGTGTTAACTCCGTATCTCCAGGCCCGGTTGAAACCCCGCTTTATGGAAAACTTGGCCTGACCGAAGAGCAGGTTAGCGGCTTTGGATCTGTTTTAAGTCAAAGGATTTTGCTTAACCGTTTCGGTCAATCAGAAGAAATTGCAAACGCGGTAAGGTTCCTGGCTTCTGATGATGCCTCATTTATAACCGGAACCGAACTTGTTGTTGATGGTGGCTTAACTGTTAATGCCATTATGTATTGA
- a CDS encoding phospho-sugar mutase, with protein sequence MQDLDPSILKKVNTWLEGNYDADVKQEIQTLLDNKAYTELTDSFYRDLEFGTGGLRGTMGPGSNRINKYTIGAATQGLANYLKKTYPGEKVKVAIAHDSRNNADLFSNITAEVFSANDIHVYFFKALRPTPELSFAVRHFGCKSGVMLTASHNPKEYNGYKAYGADGGQFVSPHDKAVMDEVAKIASIDEIKFNRVDANIEEIGEEVDELYLEGITKLSISPDAINRQKDLKIVYSPIHGTGITLVPQALKRFGFENVILVDEQTTPDGNFPTVVYPNPEEKEALTLALKKAQETDADLVLATDPDADRVGIAVKNTDNEFILLNGNQTGCMLINYLLSAWEDKGKLTGNEYIVKTIVTSNLIDTIAKAKNVTCYNTLTGFKYIGELMTHFEGKQTFIGGGEESYGYLIGDLVRDKDAVVSSAFIAEMTAYYKDKGSSLFEALIDTYVQYGFYKEKLISITKKGKTGAEEIKAMMETFRKNPPATLGGSKVVTLKDYEFQVETDLNTNTTKAIELPTSDVLQFITEDGSIISARPSGTEPKIKFYCSVNGKLASKEAYADTDKELDAKIDAIMQDLGV encoded by the coding sequence ATGCAGGACTTAGACCCATCCATCCTAAAGAAAGTAAACACCTGGCTCGAAGGAAATTACGATGCTGATGTTAAACAGGAAATTCAAACGTTATTAGACAATAAAGCATACACCGAGTTAACAGACTCGTTTTACCGCGACCTGGAATTTGGTACAGGTGGCTTGCGTGGTACCATGGGCCCGGGCTCAAACCGGATTAATAAATACACCATAGGCGCTGCTACCCAGGGCCTGGCCAATTATTTGAAAAAAACATACCCGGGCGAAAAAGTTAAAGTTGCCATAGCGCACGATAGCCGTAATAATGCCGACTTGTTTTCGAACATTACGGCTGAAGTGTTTTCGGCCAATGATATCCATGTATATTTCTTTAAGGCCTTACGCCCCACGCCCGAGCTTTCTTTTGCCGTACGCCACTTTGGTTGCAAAAGCGGCGTGATGCTTACCGCATCGCACAACCCTAAAGAGTACAATGGCTACAAAGCATATGGCGCCGATGGCGGCCAGTTTGTATCGCCACATGATAAAGCGGTGATGGACGAAGTGGCAAAAATTGCCAGCATTGATGAAATTAAATTCAACCGTGTTGATGCCAACATTGAGGAGATAGGCGAGGAAGTTGATGAGCTTTACTTAGAAGGGATCACTAAATTATCTATCTCACCAGATGCTATCAATCGCCAAAAAGATTTAAAAATTGTTTATTCGCCAATACATGGTACAGGTATTACCCTGGTGCCGCAAGCTTTAAAACGTTTTGGTTTTGAAAATGTGATACTGGTAGACGAACAAACCACGCCCGATGGAAATTTCCCTACGGTAGTGTATCCAAACCCCGAAGAGAAAGAAGCTTTAACCCTGGCACTAAAAAAAGCACAGGAAACTGATGCGGATTTGGTGTTAGCAACCGACCCCGATGCCGACCGTGTAGGGATAGCCGTAAAAAACACCGATAACGAATTTATATTGCTTAACGGTAACCAAACCGGCTGTATGCTTATCAACTACCTGCTTAGCGCATGGGAAGATAAAGGCAAACTTACAGGCAACGAGTACATTGTTAAAACCATTGTGACATCAAACCTGATTGATACCATAGCCAAAGCCAAAAATGTAACCTGCTACAATACGTTAACCGGTTTTAAATATATTGGCGAGCTGATGACCCACTTTGAAGGCAAACAAACCTTTATTGGCGGCGGCGAAGAAAGCTACGGCTATTTGATAGGCGACCTGGTGCGCGATAAAGATGCCGTTGTTTCAAGTGCCTTTATTGCCGAAATGACGGCCTATTACAAAGACAAAGGCAGCAGCCTGTTTGAGGCCTTGATAGATACTTACGTGCAGTATGGTTTCTACAAAGAGAAGCTGATATCGATAACCAAAAAAGGTAAAACCGGTGCCGAAGAAATTAAGGCCATGATGGAAACCTTCAGGAAAAACCCGCCGGCTACTTTAGGTGGATCGAAAGTGGTTACCTTAAAGGATTACGAGTTCCAGGTAGAAACCGACCTGAATACCAATACTACCAAAGCAATTGAGTTGCCTACATCAGATGTGTTGCAGTTTATTACCGAAGACGGCAGCATAATATCTGCCCGTCCGTCAGGTACCGAGCCGAAGATTAAATTTTATTGCAGCGTTAACGGTAAACTGGCCAGCAAAGAAGCCTATGCCGATACCGACAAGGAATTGGATGCTAAAATTGACGCCATTATGCAGGACCTGGGCGTGTAA
- a CDS encoding ABC transporter permease, which yields MIKNYIKIAWRNIVRHKAYSSINIAGLTVGIAACLLIFVIISFELSFDKFQTNYKNIYHVVTQEKHESDLTYNPGIAVPATEALRLDFPQAKVAALNSSYGSQITVPEVAGTGTGDKKFTENLGVLFIEPQFFDIFSSKWLAGAASVLKDPDMAVIDKSMAIKYFGDWQNAVGKTLKMDNVITLKVAGVIEDAPVNTDFPFKIMVSFVSWKAHGKDYNYSGEWGSTSSNHQVFIMVPPNMSADNVGKQLEAFSRKHFKKGISETHLLAQPLSLFHFDTRFGNPLADHTMSYATLRTISLIALLIIVMASINFINLSTAQSVGRSKEVGIRKVLGSTPKQLIAQVIGETTLVVFFSVVLALGIAKLAMPQLKSIANVPESIGLFTAENLLFLLVVMVVVIVLSGIYPAMVVSGFKPVLALKNKITAASIGGIPLRRALVITQFAISQLLMIGTIVAMNQMDFVNKADLGFNKEAVLVIPGYTDSISLGKMVAYRQQLMQNSAVKSVSFSSDAPSSENNWGTNFNFNNNTKDPGFNTYLKFGDADYFKTFGLQFSAGKGYDVSDTARQVVVNETFIHKLGIQNAESAIGKTVRMGGNGRWMPITGVVKDFKTNSLRETVKPIVIAPAKKFEGNVAIKIQTKNLSKTVAELQKMWENTYPEYAYNGYFLDDNIAKFYQAENQMAMVYKIFAGIAIFISCLGLYGLVSFMAVQRTKEVGIRKVLGASVSSIVYLFSKEFVVLIVISFVIAMPLAWYVMTGWLQNFAYRISLSAWIFLLAIASSVVIAWVTVGYKAVRAALANPVKSLRSE from the coding sequence ATGATCAAGAATTACATCAAAATAGCGTGGCGTAATATAGTCAGGCACAAGGCCTATTCAAGCATAAATATAGCCGGGCTTACGGTTGGCATAGCCGCTTGTTTGCTCATTTTTGTTATCATTAGTTTTGAGCTGAGTTTTGATAAATTTCAGACCAACTACAAAAATATATACCACGTTGTAACCCAAGAAAAACACGAATCGGACCTTACTTATAATCCGGGCATTGCAGTGCCTGCTACTGAGGCCCTTCGGTTAGATTTTCCGCAGGCAAAGGTAGCAGCCCTAAATAGCAGCTATGGCAGCCAGATCACCGTTCCCGAAGTTGCCGGCACAGGTACAGGCGATAAAAAATTCACCGAAAACCTGGGCGTTTTATTTATCGAACCTCAATTCTTTGACATTTTTAGTTCAAAATGGCTGGCTGGCGCCGCATCTGTTTTAAAAGATCCGGACATGGCAGTGATTGACAAAAGCATGGCCATTAAATACTTTGGCGACTGGCAAAATGCTGTTGGCAAAACCCTTAAAATGGACAACGTAATAACGCTTAAAGTTGCCGGGGTTATTGAAGACGCGCCTGTTAATACCGACTTCCCGTTTAAAATAATGGTATCTTTTGTAAGTTGGAAAGCGCACGGTAAAGATTATAACTACAGCGGCGAATGGGGATCGACAAGCAGCAATCACCAGGTTTTTATAATGGTGCCCCCAAATATGAGTGCTGATAATGTTGGTAAGCAACTGGAAGCTTTTTCGCGTAAGCACTTTAAAAAAGGTATATCAGAAACCCATCTCCTGGCGCAACCACTATCATTGTTCCACTTTGATACCCGTTTTGGCAACCCGCTGGCCGATCATACCATGAGCTACGCAACATTGCGTACCATATCGCTCATCGCCTTACTGATCATCGTAATGGCATCCATCAATTTTATAAACCTGTCTACGGCGCAATCGGTTGGCCGCTCAAAAGAAGTGGGCATCCGCAAAGTATTAGGCAGTACGCCTAAGCAATTGATAGCCCAGGTTATTGGCGAAACCACCCTGGTGGTTTTCTTTTCGGTAGTGCTGGCTTTAGGTATTGCAAAGTTGGCCATGCCACAACTTAAAAGTATTGCCAATGTACCCGAAAGCATTGGCTTATTTACTGCCGAAAACCTACTGTTTTTACTTGTTGTAATGGTAGTTGTTATCGTATTATCGGGTATTTACCCCGCTATGGTAGTATCGGGTTTTAAACCTGTTTTAGCTTTGAAAAATAAGATCACGGCGGCTTCAATCGGTGGCATTCCCTTACGCAGGGCGCTGGTTATTACCCAGTTTGCGATATCTCAATTGTTAATGATTGGTACTATAGTGGCCATGAACCAAATGGATTTTGTAAACAAGGCCGACCTTGGCTTTAATAAAGAAGCTGTACTGGTTATCCCCGGCTATACCGATAGTATCAGTTTGGGTAAAATGGTAGCATATCGCCAACAGTTGATGCAAAACTCTGCTGTAAAATCGGTTAGTTTTAGTTCGGATGCGCCATCGTCGGAAAACAACTGGGGCACCAATTTTAATTTTAATAATAACACAAAAGATCCAGGGTTTAACACCTATTTAAAATTTGGCGATGCCGACTATTTTAAAACCTTCGGGCTCCAATTCTCCGCAGGCAAAGGATATGATGTAAGTGATACTGCCAGGCAGGTGGTGGTCAACGAAACATTTATCCATAAGTTGGGAATCCAAAATGCCGAAAGCGCGATTGGTAAAACCGTAAGAATGGGTGGCAATGGCAGGTGGATGCCTATAACCGGTGTGGTTAAGGATTTTAAAACCAACTCGCTGCGCGAAACTGTGAAACCAATTGTTATTGCCCCGGCCAAAAAATTCGAGGGCAATGTTGCCATTAAAATCCAGACTAAAAACTTAAGTAAAACCGTTGCCGAATTGCAAAAAATGTGGGAGAACACTTACCCCGAATATGCCTACAACGGATATTTCCTGGATGATAATATTGCTAAATTTTACCAGGCAGAAAACCAGATGGCCATGGTTTACAAAATATTTGCCGGTATAGCCATTTTTATTTCCTGCCTTGGTTTATATGGCCTGGTATCATTTATGGCAGTGCAACGCACCAAAGAGGTTGGTATCCGCAAAGTATTAGGCGCGTCGGTTAGCAGTATCGTTTACCTGTTTTCTAAAGAGTTTGTTGTGCTTATCGTTATATCCTTTGTAATTGCCATGCCATTGGCCTGGTACGTGATGACAGGCTGGCTACAAAACTTTGCCTATCGCATATCGTTAAGCGCCTGGATTTTCCTGTTGGCCATAGCCTCGTCGGTAGTTATCGCCTGGGTAACGGTAGGGTACAAGGCGGTACGTGCAGCATTGGCTAACCCGGTGAAAAGCCTTCGTAGTGAATAG